The Saprospiraceae bacterium genome includes a window with the following:
- a CDS encoding 6-carboxytetrahydropterin synthase yields the protein MVYLTRVEKFNAAHKLWISEWTEEENFSYFGKCANKNWHGHNYTLYVTVKGTPDPLIGFVHDAKKLSKIIREVITDKLDHSNLNLDTDFLPAGMMPTTENMTLLIWQQLEPHIKGCTLHCVKLQETDTIYAEYYGEK from the coding sequence ATCGTATATCTTACAAGGGTTGAAAAATTTAATGCCGCTCATAAGCTGTGGATCAGTGAGTGGACGGAAGAAGAAAATTTTTCATACTTTGGAAAATGTGCCAACAAAAACTGGCACGGACATAATTATACCCTATATGTTACCGTCAAAGGAACTCCTGATCCCTTGATTGGTTTTGTGCATGATGCTAAAAAGCTCAGTAAGATCATAAGAGAAGTCATAACTGACAAACTCGACCATTCCAATCTCAATCTCGATACAGACTTTTTGCCCGCAGGAATGATGCCTACTACAGAAAATATGACTCTTCTCATTTGGCAACAACTCGAACCACATATCAAAGGTTGTACCTTGCATTGTGTAAAACTGCAGGAAACGGATACAATCTATGCAGAATATTATGGTGAAAAATAA
- a CDS encoding DUF4199 domain-containing protein: MQNHFVRFGLMMGVASILLNILLYFYDPVLLLGAGSWIGLIICIYFMVKSVSVTRSENGGFLSLSESFKSSWLAYVLGSFISSIFMFILVNYIDPSLIDTIRETQIDVLKQTGTLFKLSDEQIQEQIATIEDTNPFGLAQIAVTIPVSFLFPGAFLAIIIAAIMKKNRPDESNSTSQSQNYDHF, encoded by the coding sequence ATGCAAAATCATTTTGTAAGGTTTGGGTTGATGATGGGAGTTGCATCCATCCTGCTTAACATCTTATTGTATTTTTATGATCCCGTATTATTATTAGGAGCTGGCTCATGGATTGGCTTAATAATTTGTATATATTTTATGGTAAAGTCCGTATCAGTAACCAGATCTGAGAATGGAGGATTTCTTTCCCTTAGCGAATCATTTAAATCGTCATGGCTGGCTTATGTCTTAGGATCGTTTATTTCCTCTATTTTTATGTTTATTCTTGTTAATTATATAGATCCGTCATTGATTGACACAATAAGAGAGACACAGATAGATGTTTTAAAACAGACAGGAACACTATTCAAATTATCAGATGAACAGATTCAGGAACAAATTGCAACTATTGAAGATACCAATCCGTTTGGTCTGGCACAGATAGCAGTAACGATTCCCGTTTCTTTTTTATTTCCGGGTGCTTTCCTTGCTATTATCATTGCGGCTATCATGAAAAAAAACAGGCCAGACGAATCAAATTCCACATCTCAGAGCCAAAATTATGACCATTTTTAA
- a CDS encoding DNA-3-methyladenine glycosylase — translation MIAEPPILPKTFYTGSDVVGIAKSLLGKKIISKTENVLTSGIIVETEAYRGPDDRGCHAYGNRYTERTKTMFEPGGAAYVYICYGMHPMLNVVTGSKDDPHAVLIRAIEPMDGFEVMLRRRNMEKASHQLTNGPGKLAVALGITKSLDGAIFHHDSSQLQLAAGLSFDDECHIISGLRVGMSVHVGPCGYRPWRFYIKGNKWVSRPQVVKYEF, via the coding sequence ATGATAGCTGAACCGCCAATTTTACCGAAAACATTCTATACCGGCAGTGATGTTGTCGGCATTGCCAAAAGCCTGTTGGGTAAAAAAATCATTAGCAAAACTGAAAACGTGCTCACATCAGGCATCATTGTGGAAACAGAAGCCTACCGAGGCCCAGATGATCGTGGCTGCCACGCTTATGGCAACAGATATACGGAAAGGACAAAAACGATGTTTGAACCCGGAGGTGCTGCTTATGTGTATATATGCTATGGCATGCATCCGATGCTTAATGTGGTGACAGGCAGTAAGGACGACCCACACGCTGTATTGATCAGGGCTATAGAACCTATGGATGGTTTCGAAGTGATGCTGCGACGAAGAAATATGGAAAAAGCTAGTCACCAGCTGACCAACGGACCTGGTAAACTTGCAGTGGCTTTAGGCATTACTAAATCACTCGATGGGGCGATATTCCATCATGACTCCAGTCAACTGCAACTCGCTGCAGGATTGTCATTTGATGATGAATGTCACATCATCTCCGGTCTTCGGGTAGGTATGAGCGTCCATGTGGGCCCTTGTGGATATAGACCATGGAGATTTTACATCAAAGGCAATAAATGGGTAAGCAGGCCTCAAGTGGTGAAATATGAATTTTGA
- the folE gene encoding GTP cyclohydrolase I FolE → MAYKKQDHYDPRITESIRKSYTNILQQIGENPDREGLHKTPERAAKAFQFLTQGYQQSASDILNSALFKEDYSEMVVVKDIEVYSMCEHHLLPFYGKAHIAYIPNGYVVGLSKIPRVVDVFARRLQVQERMTHEILHSIDDTLKPLGVAVVIEAAHMCMMMRGVQKQNSVTTTSAFTGAFRNIETRNEFLSLITAKLR, encoded by the coding sequence ATGGCATACAAAAAACAAGACCATTACGATCCCCGGATAACTGAATCCATAAGAAAAAGTTATACAAATATCCTGCAACAGATAGGTGAAAATCCTGATCGTGAAGGACTTCATAAAACACCTGAAAGAGCAGCAAAAGCGTTTCAGTTTTTGACACAAGGTTATCAGCAAAGTGCTTCTGACATATTGAATTCAGCTCTCTTTAAGGAAGATTACAGTGAAATGGTCGTAGTCAAAGATATAGAAGTATACTCCATGTGTGAACATCATCTCCTACCTTTTTACGGCAAAGCACACATAGCATACATACCAAACGGCTATGTAGTTGGGTTGAGCAAAATTCCTCGCGTGGTAGATGTTTTTGCCAGAAGACTGCAGGTTCAGGAAAGAATGACACATGAAATCCTGCACTCCATAGACGACACCCTCAAACCTCTGGGCGTAGCTGTTGTAATAGAAGCAGCTCATATGTGTATGATGATGCGAGGTGTACAAAAACAAAATTCAGTTACCACAACATCTGCATTTACCGGTGCGTTTAGAAATATAGAGACACGAAATGAGTTTTTAAGTTTAATTACAGCAAAATTGAGATAA
- a CDS encoding glutamate synthase subunit beta, which yields MADPKGFQKYNREVPSSRMVNERLQDYKEIYNKTEDSFIHTQAARCMDCGVPFCHSGCPLGNIIPDFNDAVYKEDWHKAYQILSETNNFPEFTGRICPAPCEAACVLGINNLPVTIENIEKQIIEHAYAHGWVKANNFRVESGKSIAVIGSGPAGLAAASQLNKAGHRVTVYERNEKPGGLLRYGIPDFKLEKWVVDRRVKQMEASGITFVCNANVGVNTDIKQIEAQNDAIVLTSGSTIPRDLNIPGRDAKGVYFAMDFLEKSNKYVDKGLEKLPDIYVKGKKVVVIGGGDTGADCVGTSNRQGAASVTQIELLTKPGTSRTMKDPWPLWPMILRSSTSHEEGCQREWSIQTKQFVKNEEGILTGIEIVDIVWEINSETGNYGFRELSETTRILECDAVFIAAGFLFPQKEGMIDQLGVQLDARGNVQTQNYQTNIPHVFAAGDMRRGQSLVVWAISEGREAARAVDEFLSGKSSLEGKAANVLEMV from the coding sequence ATGGCTGATCCAAAAGGCTTTCAGAAGTATAACAGAGAAGTACCCTCATCAAGAATGGTAAATGAACGTTTGCAGGATTATAAGGAGATATATAATAAAACGGAAGATAGCTTTATTCATACTCAGGCTGCAAGATGCATGGACTGCGGTGTTCCTTTTTGTCATAGTGGATGCCCGTTGGGTAATATTATTCCCGACTTCAATGACGCTGTATACAAAGAAGATTGGCACAAAGCTTATCAAATTCTTTCGGAGACCAATAATTTTCCGGAGTTTACGGGAAGAATTTGTCCGGCACCATGCGAAGCAGCTTGTGTATTGGGCATAAACAACCTTCCGGTGACCATAGAAAATATCGAAAAACAAATCATCGAGCATGCATATGCTCACGGCTGGGTAAAAGCCAATAATTTTAGGGTAGAATCAGGCAAATCAATTGCCGTCATCGGATCGGGGCCAGCAGGATTGGCCGCTGCATCGCAGCTCAATAAAGCTGGCCACCGAGTCACGGTGTACGAAAGAAATGAAAAACCCGGAGGGCTACTCCGATATGGCATCCCTGATTTTAAACTCGAAAAATGGGTGGTAGATCGTAGGGTCAAACAAATGGAAGCATCGGGAATCACATTCGTATGCAATGCCAATGTAGGTGTGAATACTGATATAAAGCAAATCGAAGCCCAAAACGATGCCATCGTTCTCACCAGCGGAAGTACTATTCCCAGAGATCTCAATATACCTGGCAGGGATGCAAAAGGTGTATATTTCGCCATGGATTTTCTCGAAAAATCGAATAAATACGTAGATAAAGGCTTAGAAAAATTGCCGGATATTTATGTCAAAGGCAAAAAAGTCGTCGTCATCGGCGGAGGAGATACTGGTGCGGACTGTGTAGGTACTTCCAACAGACAAGGTGCAGCATCAGTCACACAAATAGAACTACTTACTAAACCCGGTACATCAAGAACTATGAAAGATCCATGGCCACTCTGGCCCATGATACTGCGGTCATCAACTTCACACGAAGAGGGTTGTCAGAGAGAATGGTCCATCCAGACCAAACAGTTTGTAAAAAATGAAGAAGGTATCCTTACAGGTATTGAAATCGTAGATATAGTCTGGGAAATAAACTCGGAAACAGGCAATTATGGATTCAGAGAATTGTCAGAAACGACCAGAATACTGGAATGTGATGCGGTATTTATTGCAGCCGGATTTTTGTTTCCTCAGAAAGAAGGCATGATTGATCAGCTTGGTGTACAACTGGATGCCAGGGGCAATGTACAGACTCAAAATTATCAAACAAATATTCCACATGTCTTTGCCGCCGGAGATATGCGCAGAGGTCAGTCTCTGGTAGTATGGGCTATTTCAGAAGGCAGAGAAGCTGCGAGAGCTGTAGATGAGTTTTTATCAGGCAAATCATCTCTGGAAGGAAAAGCTGCAAACGTGTTGGAGATGGTTTAA
- a CDS encoding YqgE/AlgH family protein — protein MEIKAGKILLAEPFMLDPNFKRTVVLICEHGDHGTTGFVLNKTLDIKVNELLPDFPESKAAVFVGGPVAVDSLHYLHNVGDMLDNSLEVCPGVYWGGDFEKLKFLMENGLIKDNNIKFFVGYSGWTEGQLIEEMQETSWIVEDMDANYLFKIKPFVLWQTVLHNKGNTYTVIAQMPDAVSLN, from the coding sequence ATGGAAATAAAAGCCGGAAAAATACTCTTAGCAGAACCATTTATGCTGGATCCAAATTTCAAAAGGACAGTAGTGCTGATATGTGAGCACGGCGACCACGGTACTACCGGTTTTGTTCTCAACAAGACTCTTGACATTAAAGTAAATGAACTACTACCCGATTTTCCTGAATCTAAGGCGGCAGTATTTGTAGGTGGCCCGGTAGCAGTAGACAGTCTTCATTACTTACACAATGTAGGTGATATGCTTGACAATAGTCTGGAAGTCTGTCCCGGTGTCTATTGGGGCGGTGATTTCGAAAAACTCAAATTCCTGATGGAAAACGGCCTGATAAAAGACAATAACATTAAATTTTTTGTAGGTTACTCCGGCTGGACAGAAGGACAATTAATTGAGGAGATGCAGGAGACGTCATGGATTGTAGAAGACATGGATGCCAATTACCTCTTTAAAATAAAACCCTTTGTACTTTGGCAAACCGTACTGCACAATAAAGGAAATACCTATACCGTGATCGCACAGATGCCGGACGCAGTGAGTTTAAATTAA
- a CDS encoding peptide deformylase, translating into MKHLDDLLQLGNPVLYEISDPVLFSEKELVSGWVADMHNVMEEIRAKYHFGRAIAAPQLGIMKRLIYMNIDRPIVFINPELTDLSAEMMEIWDDCMCFPNLLVKVKRHKSLNIDYLDENWQPQNRRMTDDLSELLQHEYDHLEGILCTMRAIDHKSFKWRN; encoded by the coding sequence ATGAAACATCTTGATGACCTCCTACAACTCGGCAATCCAGTACTTTATGAAATCTCTGATCCCGTGCTTTTTTCAGAGAAGGAGCTTGTTTCAGGTTGGGTTGCAGACATGCACAATGTGATGGAGGAAATCAGGGCAAAATATCATTTTGGAAGAGCGATTGCTGCCCCTCAGTTAGGGATAATGAAAAGACTGATCTATATGAACATCGACAGACCTATTGTTTTTATCAATCCCGAATTGACTGATCTCAGCGCTGAGATGATGGAAATTTGGGATGACTGCATGTGTTTTCCAAATCTGCTGGTAAAGGTGAAGCGGCATAAAAGTCTTAATATTGACTATCTGGACGAAAACTGGCAGCCACAAAACCGGAGAATGACAGATGATCTTTCAGAACTACTACAACACGAGTATGATCACTTAGAAGGAATTTTATGTACTATGAGAGCCATAGATCACAAATCATTCAAGTGGAGAAATTAA
- the fabD gene encoding ACP S-malonyltransferase yields the protein MRAIVFPGQGAQFEGMGKDLYESSEKARDIFMRADEIVGFALSGIMFNGTAEDLKQTKVTQPALFVHSIATLSAKDHKKPDAVAGHSLREFTALVANGTLSFDDGLRLVYKRAMAMQAACEAIPGTMAAILGLDNDVVENICHSVDEIVVAANFNCPGQLVISGSIPGVEQAMQKLTEAGAKRAIRLEVGGAFHSPLMEPARVELEEAIMNTHFSTPACPVYQNVTAQAETDPEIIKLNLIAQLTGAVKWTQTIENMIKNGITTFIEAGGSGKILSGLIKKVDRNTETITL from the coding sequence ATGAGAGCCATAGTTTTTCCTGGACAGGGGGCACAGTTTGAAGGTATGGGCAAAGACTTGTATGAATCCAGTGAAAAAGCCAGAGATATCTTTATGCGGGCAGATGAAATAGTCGGATTTGCCCTTTCTGGCATCATGTTTAATGGTACTGCTGAAGATTTAAAACAAACCAAAGTGACCCAGCCAGCCTTATTTGTACACTCCATAGCCACGCTTTCGGCCAAAGACCATAAAAAGCCGGACGCAGTAGCTGGGCACTCACTTAGAGAATTTACTGCATTGGTGGCAAATGGCACTCTCAGTTTTGATGACGGCCTTAGATTGGTTTATAAAAGGGCTATGGCTATGCAGGCAGCTTGTGAAGCCATACCCGGCACGATGGCAGCTATATTGGGCCTTGACAATGACGTGGTGGAAAATATTTGTCACAGTGTGGACGAAATAGTAGTCGCCGCCAATTTTAATTGCCCGGGCCAATTAGTGATTTCAGGTAGCATACCTGGTGTTGAACAGGCGATGCAAAAACTGACTGAAGCCGGTGCTAAACGAGCTATCCGACTTGAAGTGGGAGGTGCATTTCATAGCCCATTGATGGAGCCAGCCAGAGTAGAACTGGAAGAAGCCATTATGAATACTCATTTCAGTACACCTGCTTGTCCGGTTTATCAGAATGTCACAGCTCAGGCGGAAACGGATCCTGAGATTATAAAGTTAAACCTGATTGCCCAACTCACCGGAGCTGTAAAATGGACTCAAACCATAGAAAATATGATCAAAAATGGTATCACTACCTTTATTGAAGCGGGAGGTTCCGGAAAGATATTGTCAGGTCTTATCAAAAAAGTAGATCGTAATACTGAAACAATCACCCTTTAA